The proteins below are encoded in one region of Streptomyces roseirectus:
- a CDS encoding trypsin-like peptidase domain-containing protein, translating to MNGTRPQGARSFALLGATVLMAGSCVLASAAEADDGGGPLGVTVVASGVAAAGRVGVLVDADEVGKPAGEHFCTASVVRSEGRDLILTAAHCLGGVDGSGVVFVPGYRDGKAPYGVWKVKRSFLPGGWAQEQSEDSDIAFAALAPNAAGEEIEDVVGANVFAPGTTTGASPVTVTGYPDTSEQAITCTNRPSVHSRTQQRIECPRFSAGTSGSPWVNGHHEVVGVLGGHEQGGDTDDVSYSVVLGTEAAELYRKAGG from the coding sequence ATGAACGGGACCCGCCCCCAGGGCGCTCGAAGCTTCGCGTTGCTCGGTGCGACGGTGTTGATGGCGGGGAGTTGTGTGCTGGCGTCGGCGGCGGAGGCGGATGACGGGGGCGGGCCGTTGGGGGTGACGGTGGTGGCTTCGGGGGTGGCGGCCGCGGGGCGGGTGGGGGTGTTGGTCGATGCGGATGAGGTGGGGAAGCCGGCGGGGGAGCATTTCTGTACGGCGTCGGTGGTGCGGAGCGAGGGGCGGGATCTGATCCTCACCGCGGCGCACTGTCTGGGGGGTGTCGACGGGTCGGGGGTGGTGTTCGTGCCGGGGTACCGGGACGGGAAGGCGCCCTACGGGGTGTGGAAGGTGAAGCGGAGTTTCCTGCCGGGTGGGTGGGCCCAGGAGCAGAGCGAGGACAGTGACATCGCGTTCGCGGCGCTCGCGCCCAATGCCGCCGGGGAGGAGATCGAGGACGTCGTCGGGGCGAACGTGTTCGCTCCCGGGACGACGACCGGCGCCTCACCCGTGACCGTCACCGGGTACCCGGACACCTCGGAGCAGGCGATCACGTGCACCAACCGGCCGTCCGTGCACAGCCGGACGCAGCAGCGGATCGAGTGCCCGAGGTTCAGCGCGGGGACCAGCGGGAGCCCGTGGGTGAACGGGCACCACGAGGTCGTCGGCGTGCTCGGGGGGCACGAGCAGGGCGGGGACACGGACGACGTGTCGTACAGCGTCGTGCTGGGTACGGAGGCCGCCGAGTTGTACCGGAAGGCCGGTGGGTGA
- a CDS encoding S53 family peptidase, translated as MRTTTNSPATTGNWRRAGGAALGAAALLVAGLGTAAHADAATANTPVTWTATPCSTPKHAGDLTCNSFRVTGGVTAFSKLRAAKSHQGATLTPHAAGASPTGFGPSDLQDAYGLTDAAANNGSGETIAIVDAYDDPNAEADLAKYRANYGLSACTTSNGCFKKVSQTGSTTSLPAADSGWAQETSLDLDMVSAIAPNANILLVEASSPTMSNLGTAVNEAVKLGAKFVSNSYGGGESSSDASYDSAYYNHPGVAITVSAGDSGYGAEYPAASKYVTSVGGTALKAASNSRGWTESVWGTSATDGTGSGCSAYDAKPSWQTDTGCAKRTIADTAAVADPATGVAVYDSYGVTAGWYTFGGTSAAAPIIAGVYALAGTPGSGDYPASYVYNAAGTSALNDVTSGSNGSCSAAASYLCTATSGYDGPTGWGTPQGLGAFTG; from the coding sequence TTGCGTACGACCACCAACTCCCCCGCGACGACCGGCAACTGGCGCCGCGCGGGCGGCGCGGCCCTCGGCGCCGCCGCCCTCCTCGTCGCCGGCCTCGGCACGGCGGCCCACGCCGACGCGGCGACCGCGAACACCCCCGTCACCTGGACGGCCACCCCCTGCTCGACCCCGAAGCACGCGGGCGACCTGACCTGCAACTCCTTCCGGGTGACGGGCGGCGTCACCGCGTTCTCGAAGCTGAGAGCCGCCAAGAGCCACCAGGGCGCGACGCTCACCCCGCACGCCGCCGGCGCGAGCCCCACCGGCTTCGGCCCGAGCGACCTCCAGGACGCCTACGGCCTCACCGACGCCGCCGCGAACAACGGCTCCGGCGAGACGATCGCGATCGTCGACGCCTACGACGACCCCAACGCGGAGGCCGACCTCGCCAAGTACCGCGCGAACTACGGCCTGAGCGCCTGCACGACGAGCAACGGCTGCTTCAAGAAGGTCTCCCAGACCGGCTCGACGACCTCCCTGCCGGCCGCCGACAGCGGCTGGGCCCAGGAGACCTCGCTGGACCTCGACATGGTCTCGGCGATCGCCCCGAACGCCAACATCCTCCTCGTCGAGGCGAGTTCCCCCACCATGAGCAACCTCGGCACCGCCGTGAACGAGGCCGTCAAGCTGGGCGCCAAGTTCGTCTCCAACAGCTACGGCGGCGGCGAGTCGTCCAGCGACGCCTCCTACGACTCCGCGTACTACAACCACCCCGGCGTCGCCATCACCGTCTCCGCCGGCGACAGCGGCTACGGCGCCGAGTACCCGGCCGCGTCGAAGTACGTGACGTCCGTCGGCGGCACCGCGCTCAAGGCCGCGTCCAACAGCCGCGGCTGGACCGAGTCCGTGTGGGGCACCTCGGCCACCGACGGCACCGGCTCCGGCTGCTCCGCCTACGACGCGAAGCCGTCCTGGCAGACCGACACGGGCTGCGCGAAGCGGACGATCGCCGACACCGCCGCCGTCGCCGACCCCGCGACCGGCGTCGCGGTGTACGACTCCTACGGCGTGACGGCCGGCTGGTACACCTTCGGCGGCACCAGCGCCGCCGCCCCGATCATCGCGGGCGTCTACGCGCTGGCCGGTACCCCGGGCAGCGGTGACTACCCGGCGTCCTACGTCTACAACGCGGCCGGCACCTCCGCGCTGAACGACGTCACCAGCGGCTCGAACGGCTCCTGCTCCGCCGCCGCGAGCTACCTGTGCACGGCGACGTCCGGCTACGACGGCCCGACCGGCTGGGGCACCCCGCAGGGGCTGGGCGCCTTCACCGGCTGA
- a CDS encoding oxidoreductase — protein sequence MSETRNQGKWNVDRLPELTGRTVVVTGANSGIGLTAARALAGAGAHVVFAVRDIERGRAAAAQVNGSVEVRRLDLADLASVREFAAGWEGRPLHVLINNAGIMMVPEGRTKDGFETQFGTNHLGHFALTNLLLPYVEDRVVTLSSGAHRAGRINFDDIHLTSGYTPVRAYAQSKLANLLFTLELQRRLTESGSPVRALAAHPGWSATNLQSHHGSALARGFMAIGNRLLAQSDRAGALPTLYAATQDLPGASYVGPDGLGELRGAPTLVGRTGAASDTATARRLWTLSEELTGVGFPATAVTPGR from the coding sequence ATGAGTGAGACTCGGAACCAGGGCAAGTGGAATGTGGACCGGCTGCCGGAGCTGACCGGCCGCACGGTCGTCGTCACCGGCGCCAACAGCGGGATCGGCCTCACGGCCGCGCGGGCGCTCGCGGGGGCCGGGGCGCACGTCGTGTTCGCCGTGCGGGACATCGAGCGGGGGCGGGCCGCCGCCGCTCAGGTCAACGGGAGCGTCGAGGTGCGCCGGCTCGACCTCGCCGACCTCGCGTCCGTACGGGAGTTCGCCGCCGGCTGGGAGGGGCGTCCGCTGCACGTCCTCATCAACAACGCGGGGATCATGATGGTGCCCGAGGGGCGCACCAAGGACGGGTTCGAGACGCAGTTCGGGACGAACCACCTCGGCCACTTCGCGCTGACGAACCTGCTGCTGCCCTACGTCGAGGACCGCGTCGTCACCCTCTCCTCCGGCGCGCACCGGGCCGGCCGGATCAACTTCGACGACATCCACCTCACCTCCGGCTACACCCCCGTCCGCGCCTACGCGCAGTCCAAGCTCGCGAACCTCCTCTTCACCCTGGAACTCCAGCGCCGCCTGACGGAGTCGGGCTCCCCCGTCCGCGCCCTCGCCGCGCACCCCGGCTGGTCCGCCACCAACCTCCAGAGCCACCACGGCAGCGCCCTCGCACGCGGCTTCATGGCCATCGGCAACCGCCTCCTCGCCCAGTCCGACCGCGCCGGCGCCCTCCCCACCCTCTACGCCGCGACCCAGGACCTCCCCGGCGCGAGCTACGTCGGTCCCGACGGGCTCGGCGAGCTGCGCGGAGCCCCGACCCTGGTCGGCCGCACCGGCGCGGCGAGCGACACCGCCACGGCCCGGCGTCTGTGGACCCTCTCCGAGGAACTGACGGGGGTGGGGTTCCCGGCGACGGCCGTCACTCCGGGCCGCTGA
- a CDS encoding ATP-binding protein gives MRDPLSLLTDAFTAFLFGKVETTRLPVRTSTGQAQAVYLPTAAPGLGDSGVIIGREVYSGKGYIYDPFQLYGQQLPAPHWLVLGESGNGKSALEKTYVLRQLRFKDRQVVVLDAQGEDGAGEWNLIARELGITPIRLDAMAALDDGIRLNPLDPAITTTGQLALLRTIIEVAMGHGLDERSGFALKVAHAYVNETIVERQPVLSDIVEQLRHPEPESAEAMNVAIDDVRAWGLDVALVLDRLVDGDLRGMFDGPTTVGIDLDAPLIVFDLSHIDRNSIAMPILMAIVGVWLEHTWIRPDRKKRIFLVEEAWHIINSPFVAQLFQRLLKFGRRLGLSFVAVVHHLSDVVDGAAAKEAAAILKMASTRTIYAQKADEARATGRVLGLPRWAVEIIPTLTPGIAVWDVNGNVQVVKHLVTETERPLVFTDRAMTESSSDAADDALRAAELEAEQRAAAFMEQHMADLDGTESTVA, from the coding sequence ATGCGGGATCCGCTCTCCCTCCTCACCGACGCCTTCACCGCCTTCCTCTTCGGCAAGGTCGAGACGACCCGCCTCCCGGTCCGCACCTCCACCGGCCAGGCCCAGGCGGTCTACCTCCCCACCGCCGCACCGGGCCTGGGCGACTCCGGCGTGATCATCGGCCGCGAGGTGTACTCCGGCAAGGGCTACATCTACGACCCCTTCCAGCTCTACGGCCAGCAGCTCCCGGCCCCCCACTGGCTCGTCCTCGGCGAATCCGGCAACGGCAAGTCGGCCCTCGAAAAGACCTACGTCCTGCGCCAGTTGCGCTTCAAGGACCGCCAGGTCGTCGTCCTCGACGCCCAGGGCGAGGACGGCGCCGGCGAGTGGAACCTCATCGCCCGCGAGCTGGGGATAACCCCCATCCGCCTCGACGCGATGGCCGCCCTCGACGACGGCATCCGCCTCAACCCCCTCGACCCCGCGATCACGACGACCGGCCAGCTCGCCCTGCTGCGCACGATCATCGAGGTCGCCATGGGCCACGGCCTCGACGAACGCTCCGGCTTCGCCCTCAAGGTCGCCCACGCCTACGTCAACGAGACGATCGTGGAACGCCAGCCGGTGCTGTCCGACATCGTCGAACAACTCCGCCACCCCGAACCGGAGTCGGCCGAGGCGATGAACGTCGCCATAGACGACGTACGCGCCTGGGGACTCGACGTCGCGCTCGTCCTCGACCGGCTGGTCGACGGCGACCTGCGCGGCATGTTCGACGGCCCCACGACCGTCGGCATCGACCTCGACGCGCCCCTCATCGTCTTCGACCTCTCCCACATCGACCGCAACTCCATCGCGATGCCGATCCTCATGGCGATCGTCGGCGTCTGGCTGGAGCACACCTGGATCCGCCCCGACCGCAAGAAGCGCATCTTCCTCGTCGAAGAGGCGTGGCACATCATCAACAGCCCCTTCGTCGCCCAGCTCTTCCAGCGCCTGCTGAAGTTCGGACGCCGACTGGGCCTGTCGTTCGTCGCGGTCGTCCACCACCTCTCCGACGTCGTCGACGGGGCGGCGGCCAAGGAGGCGGCGGCGATCCTCAAGATGGCGTCCACCCGGACGATCTACGCCCAGAAGGCGGACGAAGCACGGGCCACGGGGCGGGTGTTGGGGCTGCCGCGCTGGGCGGTGGAGATCATCCCCACCCTCACGCCGGGCATCGCCGTGTGGGACGTCAACGGCAACGTCCAGGTCGTCAAACACCTGGTCACCGAGACCGAACGTCCCCTCGTCTTCACCGACCGCGCGATGACGGAGTCCTCCTCCGACGCCGCGGACGACGCGTTGCGCGCCGCCGAGCTGGAGGCCGAGCAACGGGCGGCGGCGTTCATGGAACAGCACATGGCCGACCTCGACGGCACGGAATCCACGGTGGCGTGA
- a CDS encoding MFS transporter: MRRIHVGNALSAFGLGFTVPYLYVYVAQVRGLGAVTAGLVLAVFAVAALIVLPLAGRAIVRRGPLPVLLVALVAAAFGALALGLAANAVAVLAAASLLGAGQAVMSPALATMIVDCSTTETRSRAFATQFFLQNLGLGVGGLIGGHLVDTSKASSFVLLFSIEAAMFLLLVVLMATVRVPHAPRVTDAPRSARASWRELMSNRAMVQLSVLGFVLFFACYGQFESGLSAYGVEAAGISPSALGTALAANTAVIVVAQFAILRFVERRRRSRVIAGVGLIWAVAWVVAGFAGLGHASPEVATAAFVSTYALFGLGESMLAPTVAPLVADLAPTGLAGQYNSAFALVKQLALALGPALGGPMGASLHAPYIVTFLLFSLGITWLALRLGRHLTPTQDRPWLTRNRVVARGGTPAESVNA; encoded by the coding sequence ATGCGCCGGATCCACGTGGGCAACGCACTCAGCGCGTTCGGGCTCGGCTTCACCGTCCCCTACCTGTACGTCTACGTGGCGCAGGTGCGGGGGCTCGGGGCGGTGACGGCGGGGCTCGTGCTCGCCGTCTTCGCCGTGGCCGCGCTGATCGTGCTGCCGCTCGCCGGTCGGGCGATCGTGCGGCGTGGCCCGCTGCCGGTGCTGCTCGTCGCCCTGGTCGCCGCCGCCTTCGGTGCCCTGGCGCTCGGTCTCGCCGCGAACGCCGTCGCCGTCCTGGCCGCGGCCTCGCTGCTCGGCGCGGGGCAGGCCGTGATGTCGCCGGCGCTCGCGACGATGATCGTGGACTGCTCGACGACCGAGACGCGGTCGCGGGCGTTCGCCACGCAGTTCTTCCTGCAGAACCTGGGTCTGGGCGTCGGCGGGCTGATCGGCGGGCATCTGGTCGACACCTCGAAGGCGTCGTCGTTCGTGCTGCTGTTCTCGATCGAGGCGGCGATGTTCCTGCTGCTGGTCGTGCTGATGGCGACGGTCCGGGTGCCGCACGCCCCGCGGGTGACGGACGCGCCCCGGTCGGCGCGGGCGAGCTGGCGCGAGCTGATGAGCAACCGGGCGATGGTGCAGCTGTCGGTCCTGGGCTTCGTCCTCTTCTTCGCCTGCTACGGCCAGTTCGAGTCGGGGCTGAGCGCGTACGGCGTGGAGGCGGCCGGGATCTCGCCGTCGGCGCTGGGGACGGCGCTCGCGGCGAACACCGCGGTGATCGTCGTCGCGCAGTTCGCGATCCTGCGTTTCGTGGAGCGGCGGCGCCGGTCGCGGGTCATCGCGGGCGTCGGGCTGATCTGGGCCGTCGCGTGGGTGGTGGCCGGTTTCGCGGGCCTCGGTCACGCGAGCCCCGAGGTGGCGACGGCCGCGTTCGTGTCGACCTACGCGCTGTTCGGGCTCGGCGAGTCGATGCTGGCCCCGACGGTCGCCCCGCTGGTCGCGGACCTCGCGCCGACCGGCCTCGCCGGCCAGTACAACTCGGCGTTCGCCCTGGTGAAACAACTCGCCCTGGCCCTCGGCCCCGCCCTCGGCGGCCCCATGGGAGCCTCCCTCCACGCCCCCTACATCGTGACCTTCCTCCTCTTCTCCCTGGGCATCACCTGGCTCGCCCTGAGGCTCGGCCGCCACCTGACCCCCACCCAGGACCGGCCCTGGCTCACCCGAAACCGCGTGGTCGCACGGGGCGGGACCCCGGCGGAGTCCGTCAACGCCTGA
- a CDS encoding SCO6880 family protein, with amino-acid sequence MTTESHLSHAVSPRRTYLIGRARPNAIVGKNRETGEIALIIVGAFLGMMCGLLVPVLALRIVLLTGFPLIALMAVYVPYKHRTFYKWFEINRSYKRSLRQGTAYRSSAMEAGTRLDGREVEIGPPPGIGRITWLSAPFGPDELAVLLHADRRTVTAAIEIEGPGVGLRDSEDQEALVDRFGTLLKHVANGDGFVTRIQMLARTLPADPDAHAKDVAQRGDDKALPWLQSSYDQLQSMVSTSSEQHRAYLVACMHYSRELAAEAHAMARAARPQSGRKIDRDAGLSVVMARELTDICSRLQEADIRVRQPLGQGRLSSLIHSMYDPDHPIDHIQAMTKRNAWPAELDAMEPTFLQAKTRESSTRAPWCHSTAWIKEWPMTPVGVNFLAPLLVHTPDVIRTVAVTMDLEPTEVAIERMLTEKTNDEAEASRQAKMNRTLDPRDVAANSRLDQRGEDLASGAAGVNLVGYITVSSRSPEALNRDKRTIRASAGKSYLKLEWCDREHHRAFVNTLPFATGIRR; translated from the coding sequence TTGACGACCGAGTCCCACCTGTCGCACGCGGTCTCGCCCCGCCGCACGTATCTGATCGGCCGCGCCCGGCCGAACGCGATCGTCGGCAAGAACCGCGAGACCGGAGAGATCGCCCTCATCATCGTGGGCGCGTTCCTCGGCATGATGTGCGGTCTGCTCGTCCCCGTGCTCGCCCTGCGGATCGTGCTGCTGACCGGCTTCCCGCTGATCGCGCTGATGGCCGTCTACGTGCCGTACAAGCACCGCACGTTCTACAAGTGGTTCGAGATCAACCGCAGTTACAAGCGCAGCCTGCGCCAGGGCACCGCCTACCGCAGCTCCGCCATGGAGGCCGGCACCCGCCTCGACGGCCGCGAGGTCGAGATCGGCCCGCCCCCCGGCATCGGCCGCATCACCTGGCTCTCGGCCCCCTTCGGCCCCGACGAGCTCGCCGTCCTCCTGCACGCCGACCGGCGCACGGTGACGGCGGCCATCGAGATCGAGGGCCCGGGCGTCGGCCTGCGCGACAGCGAGGACCAGGAAGCCCTGGTGGACCGTTTCGGCACCCTGCTCAAGCACGTGGCCAACGGCGACGGCTTCGTCACCCGCATCCAGATGCTCGCCCGCACCCTCCCCGCCGACCCCGACGCGCACGCCAAGGACGTCGCCCAGCGCGGCGACGACAAGGCGCTCCCCTGGCTCCAGTCCTCCTACGACCAGCTCCAGTCGATGGTCTCCACGAGCAGCGAGCAGCACCGCGCCTACCTCGTCGCCTGCATGCACTACAGCCGCGAACTCGCCGCCGAGGCCCACGCGATGGCCCGCGCCGCCCGCCCCCAGTCCGGCCGCAAGATCGACCGGGACGCCGGACTCTCCGTCGTCATGGCCCGTGAGCTGACCGACATCTGCTCGCGCCTCCAGGAGGCCGACATCCGCGTCCGCCAGCCGCTCGGCCAGGGCCGCCTGTCGTCGCTGATCCACTCCATGTACGACCCCGACCACCCCATCGACCACATCCAGGCGATGACCAAGCGCAACGCCTGGCCGGCCGAACTCGACGCCATGGAACCGACGTTCCTCCAGGCCAAGACCCGCGAGTCCTCGACCCGCGCCCCCTGGTGCCACTCCACGGCGTGGATCAAGGAGTGGCCGATGACCCCGGTCGGCGTCAACTTCCTCGCCCCGCTCCTCGTCCACACCCCGGACGTCATCCGCACGGTCGCCGTCACGATGGACCTCGAACCCACCGAGGTCGCCATCGAACGCATGCTGACGGAGAAGACCAACGACGAGGCCGAAGCCTCCCGCCAGGCCAAGATGAACCGCACGCTCGACCCCCGCGACGTCGCCGCGAACTCCCGCCTCGACCAGCGCGGCGAAGACCTCGCGAGCGGCGCGGCCGGCGTCAACCTCGTCGGCTACATCACCGTCTCCTCCCGCTCCCCCGAAGCCCTCAACCGCGACAAGCGGACGATAAGGGCGTCGGCCGGCAAGTCGTACCTGAAGCTGGAGTGGTGCGACCGCGAGCACCACCGAGCGTTCGTCAACACACTCCCCTTCGCCACCGGCATCCGGAGGTAG
- a CDS encoding MarR family winged helix-turn-helix transcriptional regulator: MGDHPDTPGEPTLDEQIAAYQREFRDLDPQVEKIVSALSRLNRRMNVAYGRQTAALGISNADWEVLKALVLSGSPYRLGPGDLAKRLGLTPAAMTHRIDRMVAEGYVTRERDESNRVRVIVELTPEGREMWLEAMRLATVFEEDLLQDLTPQERTSLGDVLTRLLRRVEHAQPDAGGRLSDLE; encoded by the coding sequence ATGGGCGACCACCCCGACACCCCCGGCGAACCGACGCTCGACGAGCAGATCGCCGCCTACCAACGCGAGTTCCGCGACCTCGACCCCCAGGTCGAGAAGATCGTCTCGGCCCTCTCCCGCCTCAACCGCCGGATGAACGTCGCCTACGGCCGCCAGACCGCCGCCCTCGGCATCTCCAACGCCGACTGGGAAGTCCTCAAGGCCCTCGTCCTCTCCGGCTCCCCCTACCGCCTCGGCCCCGGTGACCTCGCCAAGCGCCTCGGCCTCACCCCGGCCGCCATGACCCACCGGATCGACCGGATGGTGGCCGAGGGATACGTGACCCGCGAGCGCGACGAGTCCAACCGCGTCCGCGTCATCGTCGAGCTGACCCCCGAGGGCCGCGAGATGTGGCTGGAGGCCATGCGCCTCGCCACCGTCTTCGAGGAGGACCTGCTCCAGGACCTCACCCCGCAGGAGCGCACCTCCCTCGGCGACGTCCTGACCAGGCTGCTCCGCCGGGTGGAGCACGCTCAGCCGGATGCCGGCGGCCGTCTCAGTGATCTTGAGTAA
- a CDS encoding type IV secretory system conjugative DNA transfer family protein: protein MPDPRERPRQQGGIPDGLLLGILALLLMVTVLTWTATGLSGLFAHGSWPSDLSFMRTPLALRHLISHPDDLPGAWPDTPPAALSGYGLFWGLFIGQLMILLTLTFFGLGTWARWRVVRARKRGEREAARGREREEKGASEPYAATPDDPHLPPAAAAGSSAPTPAPTEPAPTPVPQPLTTPVPTLRAAPRDSRLHLAAQALQDAPGPAVVLTSNPALWHTTKDARAKLGPTLLYDPTHLCDTPSRLHWPPMTGCETKDTAIARATALLAPTRPTARIDQAVADTAHTLLRSYLHAAALDGRTIRHVHRWSQGTNVQEAVKTLRTHPKAAPGSAGELEAALTAHPDRRDIAQELTTRTLAALSTVNIREACTPNRTDALALDSFIAEGGTLYVVGDSIEDPRTNPGAMPLLTALVASVVERGRRMAERSSSGRLDPPLTLILDDVAAVAPFPTLPDLLATGTAEGLPTLALVRSEEQAKSRWPDSALPF from the coding sequence ATGCCGGACCCCCGCGAGCGACCCCGCCAGCAAGGAGGCATCCCCGACGGCCTGCTCCTCGGAATACTCGCGCTGCTCCTGATGGTGACGGTCCTGACCTGGACGGCGACGGGCCTCTCCGGCCTGTTCGCGCACGGCTCCTGGCCCTCGGACCTCTCCTTCATGCGCACCCCCCTGGCCCTACGCCACCTCATCTCCCACCCCGACGACCTCCCCGGCGCCTGGCCCGACACCCCACCGGCCGCCCTCTCCGGCTACGGCCTCTTCTGGGGCCTCTTCATCGGCCAGCTGATGATCCTGCTGACGCTGACATTCTTCGGCCTGGGGACTTGGGCTCGGTGGAGGGTGGTCAGGGCCAGGAAACGGGGGGAGAGGGAGGCGGCGCGGGGGAGGGAACGGGAGGAGAAGGGCGCGTCTGAGCCGTACGCCGCAACGCCCGACGACCCGCACCTTCCCCCTGCCGCAGCTGCGGGCAGCAGTGCCCCCACCCCAGCCCCCACCGAACCCGCACCAACCCCCGTACCCCAGCCACTCACCACCCCCGTACCCACCCTCCGAGCCGCACCCCGCGACTCCCGTCTCCACCTCGCCGCCCAGGCCCTCCAGGACGCCCCCGGCCCCGCCGTGGTCCTCACCTCGAACCCCGCCCTCTGGCACACCACCAAGGACGCGAGGGCAAAGCTGGGCCCGACGCTGCTGTACGACCCCACCCACCTCTGCGACACCCCGTCCCGCCTCCACTGGCCCCCCATGACGGGCTGCGAGACCAAGGACACGGCGATCGCGAGGGCGACAGCCCTCCTCGCCCCCACCCGCCCCACGGCCAGAATCGACCAGGCCGTCGCGGACACGGCCCACACCCTCCTGCGCAGCTACCTCCACGCGGCGGCCCTGGACGGCCGGACGATCAGACACGTCCACCGCTGGAGCCAGGGCACGAACGTCCAGGAGGCCGTGAAAACCCTCCGCACCCACCCGAAGGCCGCCCCGGGCTCCGCAGGCGAACTGGAAGCCGCCCTGACGGCCCACCCGGACCGCAGGGACATCGCCCAGGAGCTGACGACCCGCACCCTGGCCGCCCTCTCCACCGTCAACATCCGAGAAGCCTGCACCCCCAACCGAACAGACGCCCTCGCGTTGGATTCCTTCATCGCCGAGGGGGGCACGCTCTATGTAGTGGGCGACTCGATCGAGGACCCCCGAACGAACCCCGGCGCGATGCCGCTGCTCACGGCTCTCGTCGCAAGCGTGGTCGAGCGCGGCCGGCGCATGGCCGAACGGTCATCCTCCGGTCGCCTCGACCCACCACTGACGCTGATCCTGGACGACGTGGCCGCGGTCGCCCCGTTCCCCACGCTCCCGGACCTCCTCGCCACCGGCACTGCGGAGGGCCTGCCGACGCTGGCTCTGGTCCGCTCGGAGGAGCAGGCGAAGTCCCGCTGGCCGGACAGCGCCCTACCGTTCTGA
- a CDS encoding GNAT family N-acetyltransferase, with product MDDIEVRAVRPDEWRAVRELRLAALQDDAAPLAFFDTYESAVKQPDSFWQERAAGARQFVAVGAGGEWVGGLAVLVEEAGSLDWAGLPVERRQGQVVGVYVRPAARGGGVVVGGLFRAALEYAWEIGLDRVRLLVHEENRRAVTAYERIGFVASGVVVPIEGADGNELEYVYARAPKGTRSSER from the coding sequence ATGGACGACATAGAGGTACGGGCTGTACGGCCTGATGAGTGGCGGGCCGTGCGGGAATTGCGGCTGGCCGCGTTGCAGGACGACGCCGCGCCGCTCGCTTTCTTCGACACGTACGAGAGCGCGGTGAAGCAGCCGGACTCGTTCTGGCAGGAGCGGGCCGCCGGAGCGCGGCAGTTCGTGGCCGTGGGGGCCGGCGGGGAGTGGGTCGGCGGGTTGGCCGTGCTGGTGGAGGAGGCCGGGTCTCTCGACTGGGCCGGGTTGCCGGTGGAGCGGCGGCAGGGGCAGGTCGTGGGGGTTTATGTGCGGCCGGCCGCGCGTGGGGGCGGGGTCGTCGTCGGGGGCTTGTTCCGGGCCGCGCTGGAGTACGCGTGGGAGATCGGGCTCGACCGGGTGCGGTTGCTGGTGCACGAGGAGAATCGGCGGGCCGTCACCGCGTACGAGCGGATCGGGTTCGTGGCCAGCGGGGTCGTCGTGCCGATCGAGGGGGCCGACGGGAACGAGCTGGAGTACGTGTACGCGCGCGCCCCTAAAGGGACGCGGTCCTCAGAACGGTAG
- a CDS encoding TetR/AcrR family transcriptional regulator → MTAMSTPRPYHHGDLRSTLLAGAERTLREKGAAALSLRELARTAGVSHAAPGRHFKDKQALLDALALNGYARLNEVMEAADDPTLPLEPRLTALARAYLTFAITHPELLELMYSRKHDPAASAQFATEVERSLAVFLRLIADAKSEGTLIDADLDSVMLLTATALHGLAALVATGAYPAEEVLARLDTHIHLLLTGLSPR, encoded by the coding sequence ATGACGGCCATGTCCACGCCGCGCCCCTACCACCACGGAGACCTCCGCTCGACACTCCTCGCCGGCGCGGAACGCACCCTCCGCGAGAAGGGCGCCGCCGCCCTCTCGCTGCGCGAACTGGCCCGCACGGCCGGCGTCAGCCACGCGGCCCCCGGCCGCCACTTCAAGGACAAGCAGGCCCTCCTGGACGCCCTCGCCCTGAACGGCTACGCCCGCCTGAACGAGGTGATGGAGGCGGCGGACGACCCGACGCTCCCCCTCGAACCCCGCCTGACGGCCCTGGCCCGCGCCTACCTCACCTTCGCCATCACCCACCCCGAGCTGCTTGAGCTCATGTACTCCCGCAAGCACGACCCCGCCGCCTCGGCCCAGTTCGCCACCGAGGTCGAGCGCTCCCTGGCCGTCTTCCTCCGGCTCATCGCCGACGCCAAGTCCGAGGGCACCCTCATCGACGCCGACCTCGACAGCGTCATGCTTCTCACCGCGACCGCCCTGCACGGCCTGGCCGCCCTCGTCGCCACCGGCGCCTACCCGGCCGAAGAGGTCCTGGCCCGCCTGGACACCCACATCCACCTGCTGCTGACGGGCCTCAGCCCGAGGTAG